From Archaeoglobus sulfaticallidus PM70-1:
CTGAGGCAGGGAGAGAGCACATTCATTAAAGCTGGTGCTGTACACAGGCTCGAGAATCCGGGAAAGATACCATTGGAGGTCATCGAGGTTCAGATCGGACAGTATCTTGGGGAAGATGACATCGAAAGGTTTGAGGATGATTTTGGCAGATAGATGCAAGATTACATATCAAAGCCAGCAGCGATGTAGTCCTCTATCAGCAACTTCTCGATGTCAGCAACATCTCTAACTTTTTTGTAGAGGTTTCCTTTCTCCCCCCATTTAATCGATAGAGCATAAATTTCTCCCTCAGCGATCTTTCTGAATCCCAGCTTTTCGATGTCCAGCTTAAAAGCCAAGGGACACTCTTTCTCGAGGTAGTAGCCTCCAACCTCTATCAACTTTAAAGCCCTTGCAAAGTGAGCAGGATACCTGATCGACTGGGTGTTTCCCTCTCTCGGATACGGTACCTTCACGAAGTACACTGAAATTCCGTTTTCAAGCTCAGGGTAGCTTGTTATTCCAACTGTCGTCGCATCCTCTCCGTAAAAGGTGAGATGAAAGCTCTGATCGGCTATTTTGAACTTCATGATGAACTTCCCACCTTTTTTAAGCTCTCCCATCATCTCCTTGCTCTCGATTTTCCCGATCCTGGATATCTTGTTGATGATTTCTCTTACACTCTCTTCAGGCAAGTGATTGTCGAAGAATACGAGATTTTTTCCCAAAAAAATCGCATGCTCGATATCTCCTGCAGAGCCAGCGTAAAGCACAGGTAAATCGCTGTTGAGCTTGTTGAGCTCGTCATAAACCTTCAGCATGAAAGGGAGCTCCTCATCATAGATAAACTCCAAGAACTCTGATGGTGGATCCATATTATTGCCTCCTCAGTCTTTTTTTAATCTCTTCGCTTAACTTAAAAAGCAAGTCCATTTCCTCACCGCAAACGAGTTGAACCTCTCTCAACTCGTCCAGGCTTAACATCTCTTTAATTTTATCACACAGGTAGTTAATGCAGATAATCTCTCTTGCCTTGAGGCTACAGCCCCTCTCCGTCAGAAATATGCACCAGCCCTTCTTCACTCGTTCCTCCTGAACCTCAACGCCAAGCATATAGTTGATCAGGATGGTTACGGGATCAAATCTCTCTTCTATGCCTTCTCCACAGCAGCTCATATCTCCACATTCAGCACACATCCTGCTAACTCCATTCTTTTTCATGACCTCCGAACTTCTGGCTATTTTCTTTTCCAGCTCTTTCAGCATCTCTGAAATCGACTCGTCGAGTATTTCTTTCTCTTGACATGTTCTCTGGTATGTCCTCTTGGCCCATTCTATCTTCTCTTTAATCGACCTCATGTGATTACCAAATTCCATAGGCTATGCTGATCACACCCATCGATAACGCGAGAACAACAACTCCTGCAATTAAAATTCCGATAAAGATGTATGCGAAGGATTTAAGCGGTTTTAGCCCGAGAATGAAGGCTATGAGACTCCCCGTCCATGCCCCTGTGACAGGAAGCGGTATCGCAACGAACAGCGTAAGCCCAGCATAGCCATATCTCTCAACAACATCTTTCTTCTTCTCCCCTCTTCTCAGGAAAAAGTTGAAGATTTTAGATGTGGTTTCATATCTTCCCATGATCTTCTCCACTTTACCCAGAAGCATCAGGATGAAAGGCACTGGAAATGCGTTGGACAGAACGCACAGTACGTAAGCCTCCAGCGGAGAGAAGCCATAGTGTAAGGCGAGAGGCAGACCACCTCTGAGCTCGGATAAGGGCATGGCTGAGACGATAAAGACCTTCAGCATATCATGGAGATCCATCACTTCTCCTCCATCGCCTTAACTAAATTAGTCAGCAAAAGGTTTGCACATGCGGAAATACCCATCTCATCTGAAAGTCTGACGATTTCTCCATTTATGTAGTCGATTTCAGTTCTCCTTCCAGCCATTATGTCCTGCAGCATGGATGATCTGTTTCTGGCTGTCTTTACTGCAACCTCTCTTACGGCCTCCTCTAAACCGTCAACATTGATTCCAAGCCTTTCCATGACCTGCTTACCCTCTTCTATAACAAGCTTGGCTATGCTCCATAATCCTTCATCCAGAACCCTGCCGTTCTCAACCTTCAGAATCGCAGTTATAGGGTTTATCACAGCATTCACTATTGCCTTCCTCCAGATTCTCTCTGATATGTTATCGACAGCATAACAGTTAAAACCGCTCTCTTTCAGCACTCTCTCAACCAAAAGCGCATCCTCACTGATATAGCCATCGTTTCCGACAAAGGTAACTCCTTCTCCTGCATAGAAAACGATGTCATCTTTTATATTAGCTCCATAGGTTGTGACTCCACCAATCACTCTCTTCAGCTTTCTCGATAACCTCTCAACATTACCCAGTCCATTCTGGATCGTTAAAACTACCCCACAATCAACCTTCGACAGCAGTTCTGCTGCATTTTCCGTATCATATGCCTTGACGGCAACTATCGTTATATCCGCATTCTCCGGCTTTTCACTAACATCCACATCTAGATCTGCCTCTATCAACCCTCTTATTCTCAAACCCTTTTTCAAGACCTCAAGCCTTTTCCTTCTCGCGACGAAGTGAACATCAAATCCTGAAAGCTGGATTAAACCTCCAAAGAGCGATCCTATTGCTCCGGAACCCATGATCTGGATTTTTAGATCCTTAAGATTCATGGCTACCACCAATCATTCTTATCATCTTTATTTTCTCATCAATTTCAGAATCATCAAAGGGCAGGAGTGGCATCAGTACCGGAAGCTTTCTGTTTTTGAGCAGGTCGATATAACTTTCAATCTCTTTTGAGGTTATTGAGCAGTAAACCGCTTTGTAATCCATGCTGAATGCTTTTGACAGGAGATCCTCAAAACCACCCTTTTCCTGAATTGTATTTATTCTCCGGTAGCTTGCCCAGTATGGTAGGTTATCGATAAATTCAAACCTCTCGCTGTACAGAACATCCACATCGCAGCCCCTCTTCATCGCATACCATGTTGAAAGGAGGCTTTTTTCATCAGAGATTATGCACAGCACCCTCTCTTGACTTCCAACCGGCAGCCCACCAAATCCTTCGTAGGTTGAGGTCATCAGATACAGTTTTGAATCTCTTATCTCAACTCTAATTTCGGTTTCTGGATTTTTCAGGTCCACCCTCGCTCCTGTAATCTCTTTTAATTTTCTTCCTATTATCTTGCTTGCATCCATCGAGGTGAAGTCATGCTTCCCGCTTCTTTTCACTCTCACAGCGAAAGACCCTTTTATTCTGTTTTTATAGTACTCTGCAATCTCCTCAGCATTTTTCTCAAGGTTTAGATCTCTTTTGACGGAAACATGAGCGGAGACAACACCAAACACATTTGAAATCCTTCTGGCTACCGACTCCACATTTCCACCAACATCCACATATATTCTGCCGTATCCGCCCCTGACACTGGCTTTTATGCCGAACTCTTTTCGTATAACTCTTCTAACATTATCCATAAGAATTTTCTCGAATTTTCTCCTTACAAAGCTGCTTTTCAATGCGATTTCGTCGTATCGGAGGATTATCATTTGATCACAGTTGTCCGGGTTGAATTTATATCTTGCTGAGTGTGTGGTGGCTGTGTGGCAATGGTTATTATGATATAGATTGTTATTGTTGTGTTTATTATAACCATGGAATTTCAATGTGAAGAAAAAATTTATATCTTTCACCTTAGAATATTAAATGTGAAACGAATAACGGTGTTGTTTGTAACATTCATGCTGCTGAATTTTGCGGATCTGTTTACAACAATGACTTCTTTTAACTATACGATCTATGTGGAATTGAATACAGTGATAGCTTTCCTTTATGACAGATCACCATTTCTGATGGCGTTTTACAAAATACTCGGGCCATCGTTGCCCTTCATTGTGCTGCAGAATTTTGATGCCCGGACCAGAATACAAAAGGTTATTTATCTGTCTACTATTGTCGGTCTGGCGCTTGCAACACTCGTATATGGTTTAATCGTCGTGCATAATATCCTTTTGCTCGGAACTATTTAGTGGCCAGTTTATTTTGCTGTCAATCCACCAGTTTTTTAATCTCGGTCAGGCTGGATATTATGTGGTCTGCCAGATGAATCATGCCATCTATAAAGTCTGCATTTTTCTCTGTTCTAAGTAAAACAGTTTTAACTCCAGCAAGCTTTCCCGCCAGCAGATCGAACTTGAAGTCTCCAACCATCATCGTTTCATCTGGTCTGGAGTTGGTCTTTATCATTGAAAGGATCACGGGGAGGGGAGAGGGTTTTGGCGTGACCTCTTCCCGGCTGATTATGTAGTCAAAATCTATCCCGAACTTTTTGGAGAAGATCTCTGCACTCTCTTTGCAATTTCTTGTAACAATGCCTTTTTTTATGTTCTTACTTTCGATGAATTCGATGATTTCCAAAACACCATCCATCAGTCTGGCATTTTTTACAGAATCTATCTCGTATCTCTTGAGAACCTCAAGCTTTTTCATTCTCTCCTCATAGTTGAGACTCATAATGTTCTCAAGCACAAAACCCTCTTTTATGCCAATTTCTTTCCTTATCCTATCGAACGGCAGGTTGAAGTATGTTAATGTGCCGTCTAAGTCGAAAGCTATGTTGCGTATCATATGCGGTAAATAGTTTCTTCAAAATTCTCGATGCTGCCAAACTCCCTTACAATCCTGAGATACAGATCGTCAAGTATCCTGCTCGAAGCACCCCACACAAGCTCTCCTTGGCATTCATAGTTGGGCCCCCAATCAGTAATTCTTCTCGATTTCAGAACTTTTATAAAGTCGTCTATCAACACCTTTCTGACTTCAAAATTCGTTCGGATTTCAAAACTCTCAACCAACCCCACAACAGGATGGATCTTTATTCTGTGTTCTATAACTTCTCTTGGGCTGAGAAATCCGAGGATGTCCACATTGGGTGTGGGTAACCCGAGTTCTTCCTCAGCTTCTCGCAATGCAGTATCTTTGGGATTCTCATCGCTCTCTCTAATCCCACCTGGAAATGCAATATGTCCAGCACTCCTCCTCAGATTTTTAGATCGCATTATCATAATCAATTTAACCCTCGGATAGGTAAAAAGAGGGATAAGCACAGCTGCAGACGGGGTGTTCGAGTACTCGAGATCCGGATCGAGTACTCTTTGCATGGCTTCTCTAAGACACTCTCTCAGTTCTATCTCACTCGTCAGCATGATCACCTTCAATTTGTTTCGTTTGGTGTCTGTTTATTGTATTTTTTATTTATCATCTAAAAATTGGTTATACTTAAGTTTATCAGATACTTAATTTTTCGGTCAGGCTGGTAAAATCATTCTGTATGTCAGTGGCCTGCACTTTATAATCTCTATACTTCCACCATAACTTATTAAAATTTCTTTGACTATATACAAACCCATACCCTGTCCGTTCGTGGTAAAACCATCTTCGAATAGTCTTTCTTTTATTTTTTCATCGATTCCTTTCCCGTTGTCTGAGAACTCAACGATTACTTTATCTTTTTCTTTATACGCTTTTATTTTCACTTTTAATTTTTCAGCACCGGAATGCTTTAGCGCATTATCTATCAAATTTCTAAAGACTATATCTATTCCATCATTAACCCTCACATCGACATTATCAATATCCAGCTCAAAATCCACTCCATCATAATCTTTAATGACATGCTCTATCCTCTCTTTAAGGTTTATATAGTGCAGTGAATCCCACGATCTTTCAAGCTCTTTTAGGATATTTATCATCCTCACTGTTTTATCGACCCTGGATATTATTTTTTCAGCAAAATCTACATCGATAAGCTCTACAAAACCCCTTATTACTGCTAAATCGTTTAGCATGTCATGCCTCATAATCTTGTTTATCAGAGTTAGATATCTGTTTTTTCTCCTCAATTCTTCGTTCAGTTTCTCAATTTCTGTTATGTCGACTAGAGTTGCACAAACTGCAGGCTCATCATTTATGACCGTTCTCGATGGTCTGGCAACAACCCATCTGATTTCCCCGCTTTTTGTAACGATCTTCCACTTATAGGTGTCGGTCTCTCTTTCTCCGCTGATCCTTTCTTTGTATCTCCTGTAGACCATTTCCCTGTGATCTGGATGGACAAGCATAAATGGATTGATTTCATAAAGTTCTCCTTTAGAATATCCTACGGTTTCTGCAAATGCATCATTCACATAGATGAACTTTTCATTTTGAACTATGTATGCGGGAGTCTGACTCTCATCGACCATTTTTCTGAACAACTTCTCGGTAATTTTGAGTTTTCTCTCAAACTCTTTATTTTTTGTAACATCTACCAGCGAACCGAGGATTGCTTTTTCTCCGTCAACTTCGAACGGTTTGAAGAATCCCCGAATATATCTGATTTTACCTTTTTTTGTTACATACCTGACTTCTAGATATTCTTTGTTTCCTGAGAGAACAGACCTGATCGCCTTCTTGATGGTAGGAATATCTTCCTCATAGGCTATTTTATAAAATGGTATTATATCATAGATCTCCTCTAGAGAATACCCTGTAGCATCTTCAAATACCTTATTGACATATTTATAGCGATCTCCAACGATTACAAATATGCCTGCTAAGGATTCATCGAGCATCTTCTTCCAATCCACAAAACCACCTTGGTTATTGCTATTATTAATCACTATTAAACTTTTATGTTTCTGTAATAATGATTAGGATGATCTAATACTTAACCAGGATTTCTATGTGTTTTATCAAAATATTGGCCACAAGCTGGGGGTGCAAACTTGATCATGGATTTCTGGGAATGTCTGTACGCTTGTTCTCATTTATTTAAAAAATTTAAATAATTTTAATTTTTGATTGAAAATTGAATTTAGTGCTATGAATTTTTAAATCAATATTTTTGCAGAACCATCGCAAATCCCATTCCTCCGCCAATGCAGAGCGCTGCCAAGCCGTACTCAACCTTGCTTCTAACCATCTCTTTAACAAGAGTTGTGGTTATTCTCGCTCCGGTGCAGCCAATCGGATGTCCAAGGCTTATTCCGCTGCCATGGATGTTGGTGATTGACATGTCGAGGTTCAGCTCTCTTATCACCGCAAGAGCCTGAGCGGCAAAAGCTTCGTTAAGTTCTATCAGCCCGATATCCTCTAACTTAAGTTCCGCCTTCTTCAAAGCCCTCTGAATTGCCGGAATCGGTCCCAATCCCATATATGCCGGATCTATCGCCCCTCCAGCATAGCTGACAATTCTTGCCAGCGGCTTCAGACCAATCTCCTCAGCTTTCTCTTCAGACATGACAAGTAAAGCCGAAGCTCCATCGTTAACACCGCTCGCATTTCCAGCGGTTACAGTTCCATCCTTCTTGAAAACAGTTGGAAGCTTTGCCAGTTTCTCAAGTGATGTGTCCCTTCTGGGGTGCTCATCTGTGTCAACGACAACAGTTCCCTTCTTCTGCTGAATCTCTACAGGCACTATCTCCTGAGCGAATATTCCATTATCGATTGCCTTTATCGCCCTCATGTGGCTCTCGTACGCAAGCTGATCTTGTTCCTCTCTGGATATTCCATAAAGCTCAGCAATGTTCTCTGCAGTAACGCCCATGTGATAGCCGTAGAACTTTTCCCACAGCCCATCGTGGACCATTATATCGATAAGCTCTCCATTGAACATCCTGTAACCCCACCTCGCCTTTGTCAGCGCGTATGGAGCGTTACTCATGCTCTCCATACCACCGGCAATTATAATCTCAGCATTTCCGGACTTTATCTCAGATGCAGCAAGGGCTATGGCTTTAAGACCGCTTCCACACACTTTGTTGACGGTATATGCCGGAGTTTCCTTCGGCAGTCCGGCGAGAATCGTTGCCTGTCTGGCAGGGTTCTGTCCCTGAGCAGACTGCAGAACATTTCCCATTATCACCTCACATACCTTTATCTCCGTTCCATCAAAGTCGTGATACTTCTCCTCAATCTCTATCAATCCCTTTGGAAGCTTTGAAGGATAGAAATCCCTGTCTTCCTGTGATGCTACCGGCTTCAGCTTAAGCTCTTTCAGCAAACCCTTGATCGCAATAGCTCCAAGCTCATAAGCCTGCAGATCCTTGAGAGATCCCCCAAACCTCCCTACAGGAGTTCTTATCGCACCAACAATTACGGCATCCATGTTTCTGGGTAACCAATATCACATTTTAATGTTTCTTTTTGTATTTGTTCACCGCAAAGCAGCAAGAATCCGTTTAAAGAGAAAATTTTAAATAATCTAACATCATGCCACTTACACATGTATAATCCCGAAAAAGAGGTTTATGCTCCTAAGAAAGAAATCATCAAAATACAGGAGAAAAGGCTCAGAGAAACGGTAAAGTTCGTTTATGAAAACTCCCCATTTTACAGAGAAAAGCTCAAGGACATCGACCTCGATAAGATAAAGTCTGCCGAGGATCTTGAAAAACTGCCCCTCACAACCAAAGAGGAGCTGAGAAACGCCTACCCCTTGAAGATGTCCTGCGTTCCCAAAGACAGAATAGTGCGAGTCCAGATGAGCGGGGGAACTACAGGACAGCCAGTTATAATCCCGTACACGCGAAAAGATGTCAATCAGTGGAAAGAGATGCTATTGAGGGATTTCATGCTTGCTGGGATAACGAGCAGGGATGTGATCCAGATTACCCCAGCTTTTGGCTTGTGGAATGGTGGTTTTGGATTTCATTTTGCAGCAGATGCGATAGATGCTTTTGTGATCCCCATTGGTGCTGGAAACACGAGAAACCAAATCAAGTTCATGAAGGATTTCGGAACAACTGTGCTATGTGCAACGGCCAGCTACCCGCTGAGAATAGCAGAGGTGGCAGATGAGATGGGAGTCGATGTTTCAGAACTCCCATTGAGCAAAATGCTTCTCGGTGCGGAGCCATGGAGTGAGGAAATGAGAAGGAAAATCGAGAGCAAATTCAATGTTAGAGCGTTTGACATTCCCGGACTTACGGAAATGGGTGGTGTTGGCACAATAGGCTTCGAATGTCCCGAAAGAAATGGCATCCACATCTGGGAGGACAACTACATCGTGGAGGTTGTTGATCCGGAGACAGGAGAGAGGGTAGAGGATGGAGAGGAAGGAGAGATAGTATATACTTCAATAAACAGAGAGGCTATGCCATTACTCAGATACAGAAGTGGAGAGATTTCTGCCGTTGTTTCGAGAGAGAAGTGCGAATGCGGAATAGAACATATGATGATAAAGAGGATTAGAGGAAGGACGGACGATATGGTGATCTACAAGGGAGTTAAATTCTACCCATCAGACATAGAGAGTGTTCTCTTCAGCCATGGTGTGTCCAACTACAAAATCGAGGTTGGAAACGGTATCAGGGTAATATTCGAGGGAGATCAAGACAAAATACATGAGATTGCAAGGGATATCAAGGAGTTTGTTGGATTTAAGCCCAAGCTCGAGGCTGTTCCGTTTGGTGTGCTTGAAAGGTTTGAAGGGAAGGCTAAACGCCTTATTAGAGTTGGCTGATACTGTTAAAGGAGGTATTATTTATGGTTGTTGAAGTGGTTTATCTGGCATCGATTGCCATGATGTTCGTTGGATTTCTCATAGCCTACAAAAAAGCCAGGTTCTGAGGGATCTGGATGATAGAGCTCGCAGTACTTATTGTCTATTTGATTTTGATGTTGCTGATTGGAGTCTATGAATACAGAAAAACCAAGGGTGTTCTGGACTTCTATTTAGCAGGAAGGAATCTTGGAGTTTTGCTCGTTAGCTTCTCATTCTTCGCAACATACTTCAGCACCGCTGCATTTCTTGGAGGTGGAGGTTTCGGTTTTGTAGCGGGTTTCCAGTGGTCGGCTTTCCTGACTTTCTTTCACATATTGTTTGCGATCATCGCATGGCTTGTAATCGCGCCTCCAATGAAAAGGATTGCTGAGAAATATGGATCTTTAACCATACCGGGGATATTTGGAATGAGCTTTGGAAGGGCAAGCCAGATAGTCTCAGCGATAGTGATTCTGGTATTCTTCCAGTTCTATATGGTTTCAATATACAAAGGTGCAGGAAATCTGCTTGAGGTAATGCTCGGCATAGACTACAAGACAGCTCTGATCATCACAGTAGCAGTGGTGATGATATATACAGCGATAGGTGGCTTCAGGGCAGTGGTTGTTACAGACTTCATTCAGGGGGTTCTCATACTAGCAGGGGGGATTGCACTATTTGTAACATTAATAGCCTATCTTGGAGGACCGGTTAATGCAATAGAGTCGTTAAAGGCTGCCGAGATATTCAAGGGAAGTGGAGAGAACCTTTTCAAGTTCGGAGAGTTGGCTCCTCCACCAATAATGAATGCCGGAATGGTCATTCCTTTCATCCTCAGCCTCACATTCGCGATAAGCATCGCCCAGCTCGCGAGCCCGCAGTTGGTGATCAGATTTGTCGCAGCCAAGGATGAAAGAGTGATAAGGAAGGGGGCCATTTTAACCCCCATCCTGATCGGGATATTCGCTTTATGTGTTTTCAGCATCGGTCCATTCGGATGGCTGATAATCCCGCAGTACGATGACCCGGTGAAGTACCTAAAAAATTCAGATCTGGTTATTCCATTCATCGCCATGAAACTCTTTCCCGCAGGAATTAATGCTTTGCTTCTGACAGCAATAGTTGCTGCCGCGATGAGCACGATCAACTCACTCGTGCATGTGATAGCCACAACCTTCACAAGAGATCTGATAGGTAGCGTTGTGAGTGTTAGCGAGAAGACCGAGCTACTGATAACAAGAATCAGTGTTTTCGCATTTGCATTGATTCCGATGATATTCGCCATCAACCCTCCAGACATAATAGTCGTCATAGTTGGTCTTAGCTTCTCTGTAATCACATCAGCATTCCTGATACCTTTGCTCTCTGCTCTCTACGATCCTGAAGCGAAAGAGAAGCCCGCTCTTGCGAGCATGATTGTCTCGGTAGCTGTTTGCATACTATGGTACATGTACTTCTACCGTACCTACTGGGTTTATCCGGTAATACCTGGAGTTTTAGCGTCGATTATAGTGTACGGGGTAACAGCAAAAGTTAAGCGGGTTGAAGCTGTACCCGCGTAATATAACTGCATAAAATTTTTTAACCCTTGATGAATGTTTCTAGAGCTTTTAAAGCTGCATCCCTCATAACCCCAACTGGAGCTTTTTTGCCAGTCCAGATCTCAAAGGCTTTCGCTCCCTGATACACGAGCATGTCGATGCCATAAACCACATCACATCCCTTTTCTTTGGCAACCCTGATGAGCTTCGTCTCCATGGGGTTGTACACGGTATCGAACACAACACCCTGAATCGCCTTCTCTGGTAAGGGTAGCTCATTTTTGAAGCCGTGCATGCCGAGAGGGGTAGCGTTAACCACCATATCAACATTAACCTTCTCCAGTTCCTCCCTTCTGATAAAAATAGCCCTTCCAAATCTCCTGAGTTCCTCCACCAGATTCAAAGCTCTCGACTCGGTTCTGTTGTGGATGAGGACAACGGCCCCATTTTTAACCAGTCCATACGAGACAGCTTTGCCCGCACCTCCTGCACCCACAACCAGAACCCTGATGTTTTTTATCTCTTCGATACTGAATTTTGGTTCTATAGCCTTCAAAGCCCCGTAAACATCCGTGTTGTATGCCAGTCCCTTCTTAAAATCGATCGTGTTTGCAGTCCTGATAGCCCTTGCATCTCCAACGAGCTCATAGTACTTTGCAACCTCCTCCTTGAATGGTATCGTGACATTCGCCCCATTAAATCTCTTCTCGATTATCCTTATCTCCTCGCTGAATCCCTCTGGATTAACCTCGAGCTTTACATACTCTGCATCCATGTTGTAGTATCTGAACGCTGAATTCTGCATCTCTGGAGAGACTGAATGCTTCAATGGGTAGCCTATTATGCAGTATTTCATGCAGAATCACCGAGCATAAGCTCCAGATATGATTTTCTGATGTTCTTTCCACTTAAATTTATTTTTTTGGCTATTTCCGATATCTTCCTTTTGCCTTCCTCGATGTCCTGAGTATCCACCTCAATCTCAATAAACTTTCCGAAATCGAGTGTGTCCAGGCAAATTATCGCATTATCCATCCTGTAGATCTTTCTTATCTTTCTCACAGTAGCGAATTCCTCAAATCCGAGTTTTCTGAACATGTCCCGTGCATTATCGTAATCATCCCCGTAGATCCTCACCTTGATCTCCTCTCTCGTTTTCGTTTCAGGGTCCATCTTTTTCCCCTTGTAGGTTATCGTAACACCTTCCACATCCTTCCTTATCCTAAATGCCTCATCCGTTTTTGCAAAATCTCTCAGTGGGTGTTTGTAGTAGATGTCAACTTCCTCCTTCTCAATCACGAGTTCTGCAATCTCAGAGAGCAGGTTATCGATCCTAGAAAATTCAGAATCATCAATCATGAACTTTGCCTCTATCTCAATCATGATTTCACCCTAGTTCACCAATCTTTTTATATCCATTAATTCCAGCGGTATAAAAAATGATAACAGGTGATGTAATGATTCAGAAGGGAGACTTCGTTAAGATTAGCTATACCGCAAGGCTAGAGGATGGCACGATAATTGATTCAACCGACGAGAAGACAGCCATAGAAGCGGGGCTTACAGACAAGCTGAGGTATGGAGACATAATAGTGGCTGTGGGAGACAGGCAT
This genomic window contains:
- a CDS encoding PAS domain S-box protein, with amino-acid sequence MINNSNNQGGFVDWKKMLDESLAGIFVIVGDRYKYVNKVFEDATGYSLEEIYDIIPFYKIAYEEDIPTIKKAIRSVLSGNKEYLEVRYVTKKGKIRYIRGFFKPFEVDGEKAILGSLVDVTKNKEFERKLKITEKLFRKMVDESQTPAYIVQNEKFIYVNDAFAETVGYSKGELYEINPFMLVHPDHREMVYRRYKERISGERETDTYKWKIVTKSGEIRWVVARPSRTVINDEPAVCATLVDITEIEKLNEELRRKNRYLTLINKIMRHDMLNDLAVIRGFVELIDVDFAEKIISRVDKTVRMINILKELERSWDSLHYINLKERIEHVIKDYDGVDFELDIDNVDVRVNDGIDIVFRNLIDNALKHSGAEKLKVKIKAYKEKDKVIVEFSDNGKGIDEKIKERLFEDGFTTNGQGMGLYIVKEILISYGGSIEIIKCRPLTYRMILPA
- a CDS encoding NUDIX hydrolase; amino-acid sequence: MIMLTSEIELRECLREAMQRVLDPDLEYSNTPSAAVLIPLFTYPRVKLIMIMRSKNLRRSAGHIAFPGGIRESDENPKDTALREAEEELGLPTPNVDILGFLSPREVIEHRIKIHPVVGLVESFEIRTNFEVRKVLIDDFIKVLKSRRITDWGPNYECQGELVWGASSRILDDLYLRIVREFGSIENFEETIYRI
- a CDS encoding phenylacetate--CoA ligase family protein, which translates into the protein MYNPEKEVYAPKKEIIKIQEKRLRETVKFVYENSPFYREKLKDIDLDKIKSAEDLEKLPLTTKEELRNAYPLKMSCVPKDRIVRVQMSGGTTGQPVIIPYTRKDVNQWKEMLLRDFMLAGITSRDVIQITPAFGLWNGGFGFHFAADAIDAFVIPIGAGNTRNQIKFMKDFGTTVLCATASYPLRIAEVADEMGVDVSELPLSKMLLGAEPWSEEMRRKIESKFNVRAFDIPGLTEMGGVGTIGFECPERNGIHIWEDNYIVEVVDPETGERVEDGEEGEIVYTSINREAMPLLRYRSGEISAVVSREKCECGIEHMMIKRIRGRTDDMVIYKGVKFYPSDIESVLFSHGVSNYKIEVGNGIRVIFEGDQDKIHEIARDIKEFVGFKPKLEAVPFGVLERFEGKAKRLIRVG
- a CDS encoding THUMP domain-containing protein yields the protein MIILRYDEIALKSSFVRRKFEKILMDNVRRVIRKEFGIKASVRGGYGRIYVDVGGNVESVARRISNVFGVVSAHVSVKRDLNLEKNAEEIAEYYKNRIKGSFAVRVKRSGKHDFTSMDASKIIGRKLKEITGARVDLKNPETEIRVEIRDSKLYLMTSTYEGFGGLPVGSQERVLCIISDEKSLLSTWYAMKRGCDVDVLYSERFEFIDNLPYWASYRRINTIQEKGGFEDLLSKAFSMDYKAVYCSITSKEIESYIDLLKNRKLPVLMPLLPFDDSEIDEKIKMIRMIGGSHES
- a CDS encoding thiolase family protein, yielding MDAVIVGAIRTPVGRFGGSLKDLQAYELGAIAIKGLLKELKLKPVASQEDRDFYPSKLPKGLIEIEEKYHDFDGTEIKVCEVIMGNVLQSAQGQNPARQATILAGLPKETPAYTVNKVCGSGLKAIALAASEIKSGNAEIIIAGGMESMSNAPYALTKARWGYRMFNGELIDIMVHDGLWEKFYGYHMGVTAENIAELYGISREEQDQLAYESHMRAIKAIDNGIFAQEIVPVEIQQKKGTVVVDTDEHPRRDTSLEKLAKLPTVFKKDGTVTAGNASGVNDGASALLVMSEEKAEEIGLKPLARIVSYAGGAIDPAYMGLGPIPAIQRALKKAELKLEDIGLIELNEAFAAQALAVIRELNLDMSITNIHGSGISLGHPIGCTGARITTTLVKEMVRSKVEYGLAALCIGGGMGFAMVLQKY
- a CDS encoding ketopantoate reductase family protein; the protein is MNLKDLKIQIMGSGAIGSLFGGLIQLSGFDVHFVARRKRLEVLKKGLRIRGLIEADLDVDVSEKPENADITIVAVKAYDTENAAELLSKVDCGVVLTIQNGLGNVERLSRKLKRVIGGVTTYGANIKDDIVFYAGEGVTFVGNDGYISEDALLVERVLKESGFNCYAVDNISERIWRKAIVNAVINPITAILKVENGRVLDEGLWSIAKLVIEEGKQVMERLGINVDGLEEAVREVAVKTARNRSSMLQDIMAGRRTEIDYINGEIVRLSDEMGISACANLLLTNLVKAMEEK
- a CDS encoding HAD family hydrolase: MIRNIAFDLDGTLTYFNLPFDRIRKEIGIKEGFVLENIMSLNYEERMKKLEVLKRYEIDSVKNARLMDGVLEIIEFIESKNIKKGIVTRNCKESAEIFSKKFGIDFDYIISREEVTPKPSPLPVILSMIKTNSRPDETMMVGDFKFDLLAGKLAGVKTVLLRTEKNADFIDGMIHLADHIISSLTEIKKLVD
- a CDS encoding COG2426 family protein, whose protein sequence is MDLHDMLKVFIVSAMPLSELRGGLPLALHYGFSPLEAYVLCVLSNAFPVPFILMLLGKVEKIMGRYETTSKIFNFFLRRGEKKKDVVERYGYAGLTLFVAIPLPVTGAWTGSLIAFILGLKPLKSFAYIFIGILIAGVVVLALSMGVISIAYGIW
- a CDS encoding DUF5658 family protein, whose amino-acid sequence is MKRITVLFVTFMLLNFADLFTTMTSFNYTIYVELNTVIAFLYDRSPFLMAFYKILGPSLPFIVLQNFDARTRIQKVIYLSTIVGLALATLVYGLIVVHNILLLGTI